A DNA window from Microcystis aeruginosa NIES-843 contains the following coding sequences:
- a CDS encoding ImmA/IrrE family metallo-endopeptidase, which translates to MDIIKPYSFIPKTVIEAQADNILKKVKAHRRRPLKNCDIAEAAADYFDLAIEWTDIKPDKEGEIAAMIIPTEKKIILNEDVKFLKDSQNSSLAKEGFKNSSLAHEIGHFVLHINQTAVSNFLDRINQGDSLETIQPFLCRTVDSSQRIEWQAQYFASCLLMPMSELEKAIKGRDLTKWGPLYAIADELGVTITNLRSRLESLHWIKVDKKVIYPGSNFPKR; encoded by the coding sequence TTGGATATTATTAAACCCTATAGTTTTATTCCCAAAACAGTGATTGAAGCTCAGGCAGACAATATTCTTAAGAAAGTAAAAGCTCATCGTCGTCGTCCCTTAAAAAATTGCGATATTGCGGAAGCAGCGGCCGATTATTTTGATTTGGCTATTGAATGGACGGATATAAAGCCAGATAAAGAGGGAGAAATCGCCGCAATGATTATTCCCACAGAAAAGAAAATTATTCTTAATGAAGATGTAAAATTCTTAAAAGATTCCCAAAATTCATCCCTAGCAAAAGAAGGTTTTAAAAATTCGAGTTTAGCCCATGAAATTGGTCATTTTGTACTCCATATTAATCAAACAGCTGTCTCTAACTTTTTGGATCGAATCAATCAGGGAGATTCCCTAGAGACAATTCAACCTTTTCTGTGTCGGACAGTTGATTCTAGCCAAAGAATTGAATGGCAAGCCCAATATTTTGCCAGTTGTTTACTAATGCCGATGAGTGAGTTAGAGAAAGCCATCAAGGGACGTGACTTGACGAAATGGGGACCTCTGTATGCGATCGCCGACGAGTTGGGAGTAACTATTACTAATCTTAGAAGTCGTTTAGAGAGTCTCCATTGGATTAAAGTCGATAAAAAAGTAATTTATCCCGGCAGTAATTTTCCCAAGAGATAG
- a CDS encoding helix-turn-helix domain-containing protein, protein MSETFGQVIRKARREEEYSQRELAKLIGVDYTYLSKLENDHAGYPPSQQVIESLATHLKLNAQTLGELAGRLSSDDQKVFKELVQKYQQMPILLRRMKDNPNFAKKIISEATKLDEQE, encoded by the coding sequence GTGTCAGAAACATTTGGACAGGTTATCCGCAAAGCTCGTCGAGAGGAAGAATATAGTCAGAGAGAACTAGCTAAGTTGATTGGGGTGGACTATACCTATCTATCGAAGCTAGAAAATGATCATGCGGGTTATCCTCCTAGTCAGCAAGTTATTGAGTCCTTAGCGACTCATTTAAAATTAAATGCTCAAACCTTAGGGGAATTGGCGGGACGACTGAGTTCAGATGATCAAAAAGTCTTCAAAGAATTAGTTCAAAAATACCAACAAATGCCGATTTTATTGCGTCGCATGAAAGACAATCCCAATTTTGCCAAAAAAATTATTTCTGAGGCGACAAAATTAGATGAGCAGGAGTAA
- a CDS encoding PD-(D/E)XK nuclease family protein has translation MSYSLWRSLKPAIGYENWHCQTKRGFEKARNKEPEVQRLLSQDNQPQKIGKLAQRGVFEFHQEPGRLSSPDGVEQVAEILQLNQESPEIQARVLVILNNYYQQPILLNKQIIDLPRGDEGYPEPIVIEQGNYRFNLSAAFDCIFREADDTIHILDLKTGQSNFDRRQAHVYLLAASYRYPQEKIVASFYNLETQTSSENISLSSEAIEAVKIELAFLSKKHQQQLKKYKNHPEDFYHIFPPQSGYACRYCPFTSICDSANKEV, from the coding sequence ATGAGCTATAGTCTTTGGCGATCGCTTAAACCAGCGATTGGCTATGAGAATTGGCATTGTCAGACAAAACGGGGGTTTGAAAAAGCGCGAAACAAAGAACCAGAAGTTCAAAGATTACTATCGCAAGATAATCAACCGCAAAAAATTGGTAAGTTGGCACAACGAGGAGTTTTTGAGTTTCATCAAGAGCCAGGGAGATTATCGAGTCCTGATGGGGTGGAACAAGTCGCAGAAATCCTGCAATTAAATCAAGAATCGCCAGAAATTCAAGCCAGGGTTTTAGTAATTTTAAACAATTACTATCAACAACCAATTTTATTGAATAAACAGATTATTGATTTACCTAGAGGTGATGAAGGTTATCCAGAACCTATTGTTATCGAGCAAGGTAACTATCGGTTTAATTTGTCCGCTGCCTTTGATTGTATTTTTAGAGAAGCTGATGACACTATACATATTTTAGATTTGAAAACTGGTCAATCTAATTTTGATCGTCGTCAGGCTCATGTTTATTTACTGGCGGCTAGTTACCGTTATCCTCAGGAAAAAATTGTCGCTTCTTTTTACAATTTAGAAACCCAAACAAGCTCAGAAAATATCTCCCTGTCTTCCGAGGCAATAGAAGCAGTTAAAATCGAACTAGCTTTCCTGTCCAAAAAACATCAACAACAACTAAAAAAATATAAAAATCACCCCGAAGATTTTTATCATATTTTCCCGCCCCAAAGTGGCTATGCCTGTCGTTATTGTCCTTTTACATCGATTTGTGATTCTGCAAATAAGGAAGTTTAG
- a CDS encoding Piwi domain-containing protein — protein MNYTAANTANSPIFLSEISSLTLKNSCLNCFQLNHQVTRKIGNRFSWQFSRKFPDVVVIFEDNCFWVLAKDEKSIPSLQQWKEALSDIQEVLREDIGDHYYSIHWLKDFQITALVTAQLAVRILKIFGKFSDPIVFPKDSQISENQVQVRREVNFWAEIINDTDPAICLTVDSSIVYSGDLEQFYENHPYRQDAVKLLVGLKVKDRETNGTAKIIRIAGRIGERREDLLTKATGSISRRKLEEAHLGQPVVAVQFGKNPQEYIYPLAALKPWVTDEDESLFQVNYGNLLKATKIFYAERQELLKLYKQEAQKALNNFGFQLREKSINSQEYPELFWTPSISIEQTPILFGQGERGEKREIIKGLSKGGVYKRHREYVDPARKIRLAILKPANLKVGDFREQLEKRLKLYKFETILPPENQINFSVEGLGFEKRARLEEAVDRLIGVEIPVDIALVFLPQEDRNADNTEEGSLYSWIKRKFLGRGVITQMIYEKTLNDKSNYKNILNQVVPGILAKLGNLPYVLAEPLEIADYFIGLDVGRMPKKNLPGSLNVCASVRLYGKQGEFVRCRVEDSLTEGEEIPQRILENCLPQAELKNQTVLIYRDGKFQGKEVENLLARARAINAKFILVECYKTGIPRLYNLQQKQINAPSKGLALALSNREVILITSQVSEQIGVPRPLRLKVHELGEQRNLKQLVDTTLKLTLLHYGSLKDPRLPIPLYGADIIAYRRLQGIYPSLLEDDCQFWL, from the coding sequence ATGAATTACACAGCAGCTAACACAGCCAACTCTCCAATATTTTTGAGTGAAATTAGTTCCTTAACTCTCAAGAATAGTTGTTTAAATTGTTTTCAGCTTAATCATCAAGTTACTAGGAAAATAGGTAATCGTTTTAGTTGGCAATTCAGTCGGAAGTTTCCCGATGTGGTGGTTATTTTTGAAGATAATTGTTTTTGGGTATTAGCTAAAGATGAAAAATCTATTCCTTCTCTACAACAGTGGAAAGAAGCTTTATCAGATATTCAAGAGGTTTTACGAGAAGATATTGGCGATCACTATTATTCTATTCATTGGCTAAAAGACTTTCAGATAACAGCTTTAGTTACAGCACAATTAGCAGTTAGAATTCTAAAAATATTTGGTAAATTTTCCGATCCAATAGTTTTTCCCAAAGATAGTCAGATAAGTGAAAACCAAGTACAGGTAAGGAGAGAAGTTAACTTTTGGGCAGAAATCATCAATGACACCGATCCGGCTATTTGTTTAACTGTTGACAGTAGTATTGTCTATAGTGGAGATTTAGAACAATTTTATGAAAATCACCCCTATAGACAAGATGCTGTTAAATTATTAGTAGGTTTAAAGGTTAAAGATAGAGAAACCAATGGGACAGCTAAAATTATTAGAATAGCGGGTAGAATTGGGGAAAGAAGAGAGGATTTATTAACAAAAGCCACAGGTTCAATTAGTCGAAGAAAATTAGAAGAAGCTCATCTGGGGCAACCAGTGGTAGCGGTACAATTTGGCAAAAATCCTCAGGAGTATATTTATCCATTAGCAGCTTTAAAACCCTGGGTGACAGATGAGGATGAGAGTTTATTTCAAGTCAATTACGGAAACTTATTAAAAGCAACAAAAATCTTTTATGCTGAACGACAAGAACTATTAAAGTTATATAAACAGGAGGCACAAAAGGCTTTAAATAACTTTGGGTTTCAGTTAAGAGAAAAAAGTATTAACAGCCAAGAATACCCCGAATTATTTTGGACTCCTTCTATTTCTATTGAGCAAACTCCTATCTTATTTGGTCAAGGAGAAAGGGGAGAAAAAAGAGAAATTATCAAAGGATTATCGAAGGGGGGTGTATATAAACGTCATCGAGAATATGTCGATCCTGCTCGTAAGATTCGTTTAGCTATTCTGAAACCAGCTAATTTGAAAGTGGGAGATTTTAGAGAACAATTAGAAAAGCGATTAAAACTTTATAAATTTGAGACTATTTTGCCACCAGAGAATCAAATAAATTTCTCTGTTGAAGGTTTAGGATTTGAAAAAAGAGCTAGACTGGAAGAAGCAGTTGATCGATTAATTGGAGTAGAAATTCCTGTAGATATTGCTTTAGTCTTTCTTCCTCAAGAGGATCGCAATGCTGATAATACTGAAGAAGGGAGTTTATATTCGTGGATTAAAAGAAAGTTTCTGGGTCGTGGAGTTATAACTCAAATGATTTATGAGAAGACTTTAAATGATAAGAGCAACTATAAGAATATTCTCAATCAAGTTGTCCCAGGGATCCTGGCCAAATTAGGAAATTTACCCTATGTCCTTGCTGAACCTCTAGAAATTGCCGATTATTTTATTGGTTTAGATGTGGGAAGGATGCCTAAAAAAAATCTTCCGGGGAGTCTCAATGTTTGTGCAAGTGTGCGACTATATGGAAAACAGGGAGAATTTGTTCGCTGTCGGGTAGAAGATAGTTTAACCGAGGGAGAAGAAATTCCTCAACGGATTCTGGAAAATTGTTTACCGCAAGCTGAACTAAAAAATCAGACAGTTCTCATTTACAGAGATGGTAAATTTCAAGGAAAGGAGGTTGAAAATTTACTGGCAAGAGCTAGAGCAATTAATGCTAAATTTATTCTCGTAGAATGTTATAAGACTGGCATTCCTAGACTTTATAATCTTCAGCAAAAACAGATAAATGCTCCCTCCAAAGGATTAGCTTTAGCTTTATCAAATCGGGAAGTTATCCTGATAACGTCCCAAGTTTCTGAACAAATTGGTGTTCCTCGTCCCTTGCGCTTAAAAGTTCATGAATTAGGAGAACAAAGAAACTTAAAACAGTTAGTTGACACTACGTTAAAATTAACTTTACTTCACTATGGTTCTCTCAAAGACCCCCGTTTACCTATCCCTTTGTATGGAGCGGACATTATTGCTTATCGACGCTTACAAGGAATTTATCCTAGTTTATTAGAAGATGATTGTCAATTCTGGCTTTAG